A genomic region of Deinococcus sp. KSM4-11 contains the following coding sequences:
- a CDS encoding cupin domain-containing protein — protein sequence MEITRAGTRPSTPGPAEWFTGTVRLDPQFTAPAPARAAGSNVTFEPGARTAWHTHPLGQTLIVLSGAGRAQREGSAIEEIRPGDVVWFAPGEKHWHGAAPTTAMTHLAIQEAQDGTAVVWLEHVTDQQYHGT from the coding sequence ATGGAGATCACACGAGCAGGCACGCGGCCGTCGACCCCGGGACCCGCCGAGTGGTTCACGGGCACGGTGCGTCTGGATCCGCAGTTCACGGCTCCCGCTCCCGCCCGCGCCGCCGGGAGCAACGTCACGTTCGAGCCGGGCGCCCGCACCGCGTGGCACACCCACCCCCTGGGCCAGACCCTGATCGTGCTGAGCGGCGCGGGGCGCGCTCAGCGCGAGGGCAGTGCCATCGAGGAAATCCGGCCGGGAGACGTGGTGTGGTTCGCGCCGGGCGAGAAGCACTGGCACGGCGCGGCGCCGACCACAGCCATGACGCACCTCGCCATCCAGGAAGCGCAGGACGGCACCGCCGTGGTGTGGCTGGAACACGTCACCGACCAGCAGTACCACGGCACGTGA
- a CDS encoding SDR family NAD(P)-dependent oxidoreductase, with product MSKVYFITGSSRGMGVDIARVALAAGHQVVATGRQPAAVAAAVGAHEHLLALQLDITVPSEAEAAVQAALDRFGRIDVLINNAASFQAGFFEEVSPEQFRAQLEVNFFGALNVTRAVLPVLRRQRRGQVVTMSSTAGVVAGEFTSAYAASKFALEGWMEALRPEVAPYGITITVVEPGFFRTQLLEKESTILPALSLDDYAERTRQILPAWAEMNGRQAGDPAKLARALVTLLDSPKPPERWVAGKDAVQGVTQKAEALRAQANAFPELSTTLDHEQAS from the coding sequence ATGAGCAAGGTCTATTTCATCACGGGCAGCAGCCGCGGCATGGGCGTCGATATCGCCCGCGTGGCACTGGCCGCCGGGCACCAGGTGGTCGCCACCGGTCGCCAGCCGGCCGCCGTCGCCGCCGCCGTCGGGGCGCACGAGCACCTGCTGGCCCTGCAGTTGGACATCACGGTGCCCTCGGAAGCCGAGGCGGCGGTGCAGGCCGCACTCGACCGCTTTGGCCGGATCGATGTGCTCATCAACAACGCGGCCAGCTTCCAGGCGGGCTTCTTCGAGGAGGTCAGCCCCGAGCAGTTCCGCGCGCAGCTCGAGGTGAACTTCTTCGGCGCGCTCAACGTCACCCGCGCGGTGCTTCCGGTGTTGCGCCGGCAGCGCCGCGGTCAGGTCGTCACGATGTCCTCGACCGCCGGGGTGGTCGCCGGGGAATTCACCTCGGCCTACGCGGCATCCAAGTTCGCGCTAGAAGGCTGGATGGAGGCGCTTCGCCCCGAGGTCGCCCCCTACGGGATCACCATCACAGTCGTCGAACCGGGCTTTTTCCGCACGCAGCTGCTGGAGAAGGAATCGACCATCCTGCCTGCGCTGTCGCTCGACGATTACGCCGAGCGCACCCGGCAGATCCTCCCCGCGTGGGCCGAGATGAACGGCCGGCAGGCGGGCGACCCGGCGAAGCTGGCCCGCGCCCTGGTCACACTGCTCGACTCCCCGAAGCCGCCCGAGCGCTGGGTCGCCGGGAAGGACGCCGTGCAGGGCGTGACGCAGAAAGCCGAAGCGCTCCGCGCGCAGGCGAACGCCTTTCCAGAGCTCTCCACCACGCTCGACCACGAGCAGGCATCGTGA
- a CDS encoding MFS transporter has product MSAGTPSLPATAGTPAPTVARWSAVLALTLCVATLIASEFMPVSLLTPIAADLHLSEGQVGQAISVSGLFAVLTSLVIASATRGIDRRAVLLALTVLMGVAGVLVALAPNAAVFMAGRALIGIVIGGFWSMSAATVMRLVPAPDVPRALGMLNGGGALATTIAAPLGSFLGQYIGWRGAFSAVVPLAAFTVVWLFVSLPALPSARGAGGASVFRVLRRPHVPVGILAVTLFFLGQFTLYTYLRPFLESVTQVGVSALSLILLMTGGAGLVGNVVVGVLLRTRFYSLLIAMPLAMAVIAVALTVFGSAPVPVGALLAGWGLISTAAPVAWWTWLSRVLPDDAEAGGGLMVAVIQLAIALGGAAGGWLYDGSGYRSTFALSAALLCVSAALAWVGWRARRPGGVAVVTTGHAPERHGT; this is encoded by the coding sequence GTGAGCGCAGGCACACCCAGTCTGCCCGCGACCGCAGGAACGCCGGCGCCGACGGTCGCCAGATGGAGCGCCGTCCTCGCTCTGACGCTGTGCGTCGCCACCCTGATCGCCTCCGAGTTCATGCCTGTCAGTCTGCTGACGCCGATCGCCGCCGACCTGCACCTGAGCGAGGGGCAGGTCGGGCAGGCCATCTCCGTGTCCGGCCTCTTCGCGGTGCTCACCAGTCTCGTCATCGCCTCGGCCACGCGCGGGATCGATCGCCGCGCCGTGCTGCTGGCACTGACCGTCCTGATGGGCGTTGCCGGCGTACTGGTGGCTCTCGCGCCGAACGCCGCCGTCTTCATGGCCGGGCGGGCGCTGATCGGCATCGTGATCGGCGGCTTCTGGTCGATGTCGGCCGCCACGGTCATGCGCCTCGTACCGGCGCCGGACGTGCCGCGGGCCCTGGGCATGCTCAATGGTGGGGGAGCCCTGGCCACCACCATCGCCGCGCCCCTGGGCAGCTTCCTGGGCCAGTACATCGGGTGGCGCGGCGCGTTCAGCGCGGTGGTGCCCCTCGCGGCGTTCACCGTGGTCTGGCTGTTTGTGAGCCTGCCCGCCCTGCCCTCCGCGCGGGGTGCCGGGGGCGCTTCGGTGTTCCGCGTCCTGCGCCGGCCGCACGTGCCGGTCGGTATCCTGGCGGTCACCCTGTTCTTCCTGGGACAGTTCACGCTGTACACCTACCTGCGCCCGTTCCTGGAGTCTGTGACCCAGGTCGGGGTGTCGGCGCTCTCGCTGATCCTATTGATGACGGGCGGCGCGGGTCTGGTGGGCAACGTCGTGGTCGGCGTCCTGCTCCGGACGCGGTTCTATAGCCTCCTGATCGCCATGCCGCTCGCCATGGCCGTCATCGCCGTGGCCCTGACGGTGTTCGGCAGCGCGCCCGTGCCGGTTGGCGCGCTGCTGGCTGGGTGGGGCCTGATCAGTACGGCTGCGCCCGTCGCGTGGTGGACCTGGCTCAGCCGGGTGCTGCCCGACGACGCCGAGGCCGGCGGCGGCCTGATGGTGGCCGTGATCCAGCTGGCGATCGCCCTGGGTGGGGCCGCCGGCGGGTGGCTGTACGACGGCAGCGGATACCGCAGCACCTTCGCCCTCAGCGCGGCGCTGCTGTGCGTGTCGGCAGCACTCGCCTGGGTGGGCTGGAGGGCGAGGCGTCCCGGCGGCGTCGCAGTCGTCACGACGGGCCATGCCCCGGAACGGCACGGCACGTGA
- a CDS encoding cyclophilin-like fold protein → MKITIGTATFTATLETTPAAQAFADRLPLTVSMTELNGNEKFFDFQTALPARATNPGTIRAGDLMLYGPRTLVLFYRSFPTTYAYTRLGRVDDPAGLAAAVGDGQVTVTFTAP, encoded by the coding sequence GTGAAGATCACCATCGGCACCGCGACGTTCACAGCCACGCTCGAGACCACGCCCGCGGCCCAGGCTTTCGCCGACCGGCTCCCGCTCACCGTGTCGATGACCGAGCTGAACGGCAACGAGAAATTCTTCGACTTCCAGACGGCCCTGCCCGCCCGCGCGACGAACCCCGGCACCATCCGTGCGGGCGACCTGATGCTGTACGGCCCCCGCACGCTGGTGCTCTTCTACCGCTCGTTTCCCACGACGTATGCCTACACCCGACTCGGGCGCGTTGATGATCCGGCGGGGCTGGCGGCTGCCGTGGGGGACGGCCAGGTCACCGTCACGTTCACCGCGCCGTAA
- a CDS encoding zinc-dependent alcohol dehydrogenase family protein — MKGTMLYGPHDIRYEERPDPAILEPTDAIIRMVATCVCGSDLWPYRGDDVHAQPVPMGHEYCGIVEEVGRDVRTVKPGQFVVGSFFASDNTCPICKDGYQSRCVDARPIGAEGAQAPYLRVPLADGTLIATPDVPSDDLIASLLATSDVLGTGWFAAAAAKVRPGKTVVVVGDGAVGLLGVLSAKEMGAERIIMMGRHGDRQRLALTFGATDIVTERGDEGVARIKEMTGGLGAHSVIEAVGTQESMMQAVRSTRPGGHVGYVGVSHGVALPGLELFFSGVHLHGGPAPVRRYLPHLIDLVLGGTIDPGRVFDLTLPLDRVAEGYRAMDERRAIKTLLRP; from the coding sequence ATGAAAGGAACCATGCTGTACGGCCCCCACGACATCCGGTACGAGGAGCGTCCAGATCCGGCCATCCTCGAACCGACCGACGCGATCATCCGGATGGTCGCCACCTGCGTGTGCGGCTCTGACCTGTGGCCCTACCGCGGCGACGACGTCCACGCCCAGCCCGTGCCGATGGGCCACGAGTACTGCGGCATCGTGGAGGAGGTCGGCCGCGATGTCCGCACGGTGAAGCCCGGCCAGTTCGTGGTCGGCTCGTTCTTCGCGTCCGACAACACCTGTCCCATCTGTAAAGACGGGTACCAGAGCCGCTGCGTCGATGCCCGTCCCATCGGTGCTGAGGGCGCGCAGGCCCCCTACCTGCGGGTGCCGCTCGCGGACGGCACCCTGATCGCCACCCCGGACGTGCCGTCGGACGACCTGATTGCCAGCCTGCTCGCGACCTCCGACGTGCTGGGCACCGGCTGGTTCGCCGCCGCCGCGGCCAAGGTGCGGCCGGGCAAGACGGTGGTGGTCGTCGGGGACGGCGCAGTCGGCCTGCTGGGCGTGCTGTCCGCAAAGGAGATGGGCGCCGAGCGCATCATCATGATGGGCCGCCACGGGGATCGGCAACGCCTCGCCCTGACGTTTGGCGCGACGGACATCGTGACCGAACGCGGCGACGAGGGCGTGGCCCGCATCAAGGAGATGACGGGCGGCCTGGGTGCCCACTCGGTGATCGAGGCGGTCGGGACGCAGGAGTCGATGATGCAGGCCGTGCGCTCTACCCGCCCCGGTGGACACGTCGGGTACGTCGGGGTATCGCACGGCGTGGCCCTGCCCGGCCTGGAACTGTTCTTCTCCGGTGTGCATCTGCATGGTGGCCCCGCGCCCGTGCGTCGCTACCTGCCGCACCTGATCGACCTGGTGCTGGGTGGCACGATCGATCCAGGCCGGGTGTTCGACCTGACGCTGCCGCTCGACCGGGTGGCCGAGGGCTACCGCGCGATGGACGAGCGCCGCGCCATCAAGACGCTGCTGCGCCCGTAA
- a CDS encoding AraC family transcriptional regulator, with protein sequence MTTPAARLPGAGQVTPSDDLSRLAGLIRLHAPYDGDFPLRVPGVSVARRARVHEHLQHNVQRPALCLVAQGNKSVQVGPDTYEYDPQRLMVYAVNLPIAFRVTRASVAEPFLTFKLDLDPPRIAALSLKLFPHGLPPVHHQRGVHLTPSNAAVMNAAARLLDVMREDREAAFIGPLIVDELLTRLLLSPIGAQVAQLGQVESRVGRIARAIDWIHAHYDEPLEVEVLADFVHMGVSTFHAHFKAVTSMSPLQFQKQVRLQEARQLMLSSPVDATTASRQVGYQSASQFSREYSRLFGSAPSRDIARLREPGGPQLGTL encoded by the coding sequence ATGACGACCCCTGCCGCACGGCTCCCGGGAGCGGGCCAGGTGACACCGTCCGACGACCTGTCCCGGCTGGCCGGGCTGATCCGGCTCCACGCCCCATACGACGGGGACTTTCCCCTGCGTGTACCCGGCGTGTCGGTGGCGCGCAGGGCGCGGGTGCACGAGCACCTCCAGCACAATGTGCAGCGCCCGGCCCTGTGTCTGGTGGCGCAAGGCAACAAGAGCGTGCAGGTCGGCCCGGACACCTACGAATACGATCCGCAACGCCTGATGGTGTACGCCGTCAACCTGCCCATCGCCTTCCGTGTGACGCGCGCCAGTGTGGCCGAGCCGTTTCTCACCTTCAAGCTCGACCTGGATCCGCCGCGCATCGCGGCGCTGAGCCTCAAGCTCTTCCCGCACGGTCTGCCGCCCGTGCACCATCAGCGTGGCGTGCATCTGACGCCCTCGAACGCCGCTGTCATGAACGCGGCGGCCCGACTGTTGGACGTGATGCGGGAAGACCGAGAGGCAGCGTTCATCGGCCCGCTGATCGTGGATGAACTGCTCACCCGGCTCCTGCTGAGTCCCATCGGCGCGCAGGTCGCCCAGCTCGGACAGGTGGAGTCCAGAGTGGGCCGCATCGCCCGCGCCATCGACTGGATTCACGCCCACTACGACGAGCCGCTGGAAGTCGAGGTTTTGGCGGACTTCGTGCACATGGGCGTGTCCACCTTCCACGCGCACTTCAAAGCGGTGACGTCCATGAGCCCCCTTCAATTCCAGAAACAGGTGCGGCTCCAGGAAGCGCGGCAGCTGATGCTGTCGTCCCCGGTGGACGCCACGACGGCCAGCCGGCAGGTGGGCTACCAGAGCGCGTCGCAGTTCTCCCGCGAGTACAGCCGGCTGTTCGGCAGCGCGCCCTCGCGGGACATTGCCCGCCTACGCGAACCGGGCGGCCCACAGCTCGGCACGCTGTGA